The following are encoded together in the Capsulimonas corticalis genome:
- a CDS encoding PA14 domain-containing protein translates to MNITKACAAALALLPFAAGSLCHAQMVTGSGMVDYDQTLGLGGGKAARGYSASLVESSIPGNVMWPGEQPKFTFQVVNTTGQAIDARGRVEVIGYGTRGRPGDVWTPTMFKIADAASVPVSVHIAPNGFMDLVVAPKIPARFGGYALVLDLGPMGRQFLTSCVRTFKADPRKVQYPHFCLDDLPLPVLTRLGTHAIRWGVGYKPTTDKDFESWYAERGKELKAYHDAGVTVLFMAGGGEFYGDMQPLGRPRPWLDDQGVMQDTKFDLAWKPSYDPDFQKFCNRFARDYGWPKGPVTAFSLWNEPWEGISISGWGADVLRYREIYTHMFQGVAAARQSDGVQVLVGGGDSSSNAMDKFFTDGKNTFDPMFDFLSIHYQGLSPTSNLKHWIDHKGYNGRVKIWDTESWVANVDDRVAAVVAGDRAAGYDRAMGVYGGNIVETKSTNRRLADGGVKPVTTVSAWSTAAAVGAATHFIGERTYRTLLFHNGLPWVMVFDGVNGNAEDGTVVVVGDLGEEFGEDNLPPQFAGARGYAELRRKAALKKQLAALSADASPATRLALQTQLDTRDTLTGAQMTLPDGGGKYGLYDFYGNPVPSKDGRIVIPLDGRGYFLRSGGARGGFASLVSALQTARLDGMEPIAVVAHDMTAPVESHPAVRLSMTNVLNRPVAGRLSVTLGGLNVAFPKTLRFGPNQTLTVPVKVGGGAPNPANAYPMSVTFDAGKDGVSTHQEVMRVNFIPRKTIAVDGDLTDWSGVLPQTIAASGASTPTMMEQAWLPFKAFNSGAKNGLANAYLAYDAKYFYFAAKIADSTPDPGMVRFAKRDDDAYFYPATSYAKNTSSGSIFSARWTGQIQPKYSETYTFSTVSDDGVRLWIDGKPVVDNWTDHGPTEDAGTVTLEAGRKYDIKMEYFNSGGGGTAQLFWRSNSEPRQIVPSDCLFDAGGHAGGLTAQYSMGTALADVKAARVDPVINFTWADKEYPDPVFTSSPMQTLTWPDGIRRYSYRKDPDLPAGNAPNHDNVQIAFNVLDPDQKRYNPTVPGAMPGFVSYDDTDYEYALNPVAEQYGGGVEIWRLQVPGMPRKHFYPRQPASPFDGPVTDGKLVIKRDGDTRIVECAIPWTEMPLVKKRIDAGQTIKFSYRVNDNTDGPTMELSKHRSVAKRNGSFHEDWVEHWSNELEFGAGK, encoded by the coding sequence ATGAATATCACGAAGGCTTGCGCGGCGGCGCTGGCGCTGCTGCCGTTTGCCGCCGGTTCACTGTGCCATGCGCAGATGGTGACCGGTTCGGGCATGGTCGATTACGATCAAACGCTGGGTTTGGGGGGCGGCAAGGCGGCGCGGGGGTATTCGGCGTCGCTGGTGGAGAGCAGCATTCCCGGCAATGTGATGTGGCCGGGCGAGCAGCCGAAGTTTACGTTTCAGGTTGTCAATACCACCGGGCAGGCGATCGATGCGCGGGGCAGGGTCGAGGTGATCGGCTATGGGACGCGCGGCCGGCCGGGCGATGTGTGGACGCCGACGATGTTCAAGATCGCCGACGCGGCGTCGGTTCCGGTCTCCGTGCATATTGCGCCGAATGGATTCATGGACCTTGTTGTCGCGCCGAAGATTCCCGCGCGGTTTGGCGGCTACGCGCTGGTGCTGGATCTGGGGCCGATGGGGCGGCAGTTTTTGACGAGCTGCGTCCGCACCTTCAAGGCGGATCCGCGCAAGGTGCAGTACCCGCACTTCTGTCTGGACGATCTCCCGCTACCGGTGCTGACGCGATTGGGAACGCATGCGATCCGCTGGGGCGTCGGCTATAAGCCGACGACGGACAAAGATTTCGAGAGCTGGTACGCAGAGCGCGGCAAGGAGCTGAAGGCGTATCACGACGCCGGCGTCACCGTGCTTTTTATGGCGGGCGGCGGCGAGTTCTATGGCGATATGCAGCCGCTTGGCCGTCCGCGCCCGTGGCTTGACGATCAGGGGGTGATGCAGGACACCAAGTTCGACCTGGCCTGGAAGCCGAGCTACGATCCGGATTTCCAGAAGTTCTGCAATCGGTTCGCCCGCGACTACGGCTGGCCCAAAGGTCCTGTGACGGCGTTTTCCCTCTGGAACGAACCCTGGGAAGGGATCTCCATCTCAGGATGGGGGGCGGATGTGCTGCGCTACCGGGAGATTTACACCCACATGTTCCAGGGCGTCGCCGCCGCGCGCCAAAGCGACGGCGTGCAGGTGCTGGTCGGCGGCGGCGATTCTTCGTCGAACGCCATGGATAAGTTTTTCACGGATGGCAAGAACACGTTTGACCCGATGTTCGATTTTCTTTCGATCCACTATCAGGGGTTGTCGCCGACCTCCAACCTCAAGCACTGGATCGATCACAAAGGATATAACGGGCGAGTCAAGATCTGGGACACCGAAAGCTGGGTCGCCAATGTGGACGACCGCGTCGCCGCCGTCGTCGCCGGAGACCGGGCGGCGGGGTACGACCGCGCCATGGGAGTGTACGGCGGGAATATCGTCGAGACGAAATCCACCAATCGGCGTCTGGCCGACGGCGGCGTCAAACCCGTCACGACGGTCAGCGCCTGGTCCACGGCCGCCGCGGTCGGCGCGGCGACGCACTTTATCGGCGAGCGCACCTACCGAACGCTGCTGTTCCACAATGGCCTGCCCTGGGTGATGGTCTTCGACGGCGTGAATGGGAATGCCGAAGACGGGACCGTGGTGGTGGTCGGGGATCTCGGCGAGGAGTTCGGTGAGGACAACCTGCCGCCGCAATTCGCCGGCGCGCGCGGCTACGCCGAGCTGCGCCGCAAGGCCGCGTTGAAAAAGCAACTGGCCGCGCTGTCCGCCGATGCGTCGCCCGCGACTCGTCTCGCTCTGCAAACGCAGCTCGACACGCGGGACACGCTGACCGGCGCCCAGATGACTCTGCCCGACGGCGGCGGCAAGTACGGCCTTTACGACTTCTACGGCAACCCGGTCCCGTCGAAGGACGGCAGGATCGTGATCCCGCTCGATGGGCGCGGCTACTTCCTCCGCTCGGGTGGCGCGCGCGGCGGCTTCGCGAGTCTGGTGAGCGCATTGCAAACGGCGCGTCTCGATGGAATGGAGCCGATCGCCGTGGTCGCCCACGACATGACCGCGCCTGTCGAGAGCCATCCCGCCGTGCGTTTGTCCATGACCAACGTGCTGAACCGTCCGGTTGCGGGGCGTCTGTCCGTGACGCTCGGAGGCTTGAATGTCGCGTTCCCGAAGACGCTTCGCTTCGGGCCGAATCAGACGCTGACCGTGCCGGTGAAGGTCGGCGGCGGCGCGCCGAATCCCGCGAACGCCTACCCGATGTCCGTAACGTTTGACGCCGGCAAGGACGGCGTCTCCACGCATCAGGAAGTCATGCGCGTCAATTTTATTCCCCGAAAGACGATTGCGGTGGACGGCGATCTGACGGATTGGAGCGGCGTTTTGCCGCAGACGATCGCGGCCAGCGGCGCGAGCACGCCGACGATGATGGAGCAGGCGTGGCTGCCGTTCAAAGCCTTCAATTCCGGCGCCAAGAACGGCCTGGCGAACGCGTATCTGGCGTACGATGCGAAGTACTTCTACTTCGCCGCCAAGATCGCCGACAGCACGCCCGATCCCGGGATGGTGCGGTTCGCCAAACGCGACGACGACGCGTATTTCTATCCCGCGACGTCTTACGCCAAGAACACTTCCAGTGGCTCGATCTTCTCGGCGCGGTGGACGGGGCAGATACAGCCGAAGTACTCTGAGACGTATACGTTTTCCACTGTCTCCGACGACGGCGTTCGTCTTTGGATCGACGGCAAGCCGGTAGTCGACAATTGGACTGACCACGGCCCGACCGAGGACGCCGGAACAGTGACATTGGAAGCCGGCCGCAAGTACGATATCAAGATGGAGTACTTCAACAGCGGGGGAGGCGGAACGGCGCAGCTCTTCTGGCGCAGTAATTCAGAGCCGCGCCAGATCGTCCCTTCGGACTGTTTGTTCGACGCCGGCGGCCATGCGGGCGGACTCACGGCGCAATACTCCATGGGAACGGCCCTTGCGGACGTGAAGGCCGCAAGGGTCGATCCCGTTATCAACTTTACGTGGGCGGACAAAGAGTATCCAGATCCGGTCTTTACGAGTTCGCCGATGCAGACGCTGACCTGGCCGGATGGGATTCGCCGGTATTCATATCGCAAAGATCCCGATCTGCCCGCTGGTAATGCGCCAAACCACGACAATGTCCAGATCGCGTTCAATGTCCTCGATCCCGATCAAAAACGATATAACCCGACAGTTCCCGGCGCGATGCCCGGCTTTGTCAGCTATGACGACACGGACTACGAGTACGCCCTGAATCCCGTTGCCGAGCAATATGGCGGCGGCGTGGAGATCTGGCGACTGCAAGTCCCAGGGATGCCGCGCAAGCATTTCTATCCCCGTCAGCCCGCCTCGCCATTCGACGGCCCGGTCACGGACGGCAAGTTAGTGATCAAGCGCGACGGCGACACCCGCATCGTGGAGTGCGCGATCCCCTGGACTGAGATGCCGCTGGTGAAAAAGCGCATCGACGCCGGACAAACCATCAAGTTCAGCTATCGAGTCAACGACAACACCGATGGCCCCACGATGGAGCTGTCCAAACACCGCAGCGTCGCCAAGCGCAATGGATCCTTCCATGAAGACTGGGTGGAGCACTGGTCGAACGAACTGGAGTTTGGCGCCGGGAAATAA
- a CDS encoding Gfo/Idh/MocA family protein: protein MNKSRFVMMGAGFWARYQLAGWGEIEGAACVAICDRSREKAGALAREFGAPKVYEDAETALLRERPDFVDIVAGPEAHEALVLLAAEHRIPAICQKPLGPTVEAAERMAEACRAAGVPLYVHENWRWQEPIRIVRAILEEGAIGEIFRARIDFITGFPVFDNQPFLKELDQFLLTDIGTHILDTARFLFGEAKSVYCRTRRVHSDIRGEDVATVMMEMQSGVVVTCNMAYSGNPHEHDRFPETYLFLEGVEGALELAPDYWVRTTTRQGTWARRSPPARYSWADPAYDLVQASIVPCSRNLFVALNGGAPAETSAEDNLRTLRLVRAAYESAASGQVITQGL, encoded by the coding sequence ATGAACAAATCGCGTTTTGTGATGATGGGAGCGGGCTTTTGGGCGCGGTATCAGCTGGCGGGCTGGGGGGAGATCGAAGGTGCGGCGTGTGTCGCCATTTGTGATCGGTCCCGGGAGAAAGCCGGCGCGTTGGCGCGGGAGTTTGGCGCGCCAAAAGTCTACGAAGACGCCGAGACGGCGCTGCTTCGGGAACGCCCGGACTTTGTGGATATCGTGGCCGGCCCCGAGGCGCACGAGGCGCTCGTTCTGCTCGCGGCCGAGCATCGGATTCCGGCGATCTGCCAGAAGCCGCTGGGGCCGACGGTTGAGGCTGCCGAACGTATGGCGGAGGCGTGCCGCGCGGCGGGCGTTCCGCTGTATGTGCACGAGAATTGGCGCTGGCAGGAGCCAATCCGTATTGTCCGCGCGATTCTAGAGGAGGGAGCGATCGGCGAAATATTTCGTGCCCGCATCGACTTCATCACCGGATTTCCCGTGTTTGACAACCAGCCGTTTCTCAAAGAGCTCGATCAGTTCCTTCTGACGGATATCGGAACGCATATTCTCGATACGGCGCGGTTTCTGTTTGGCGAGGCGAAGAGTGTTTACTGCCGGACGCGGCGGGTGCATTCGGATATTCGGGGCGAGGATGTCGCGACCGTCATGATGGAGATGCAGAGCGGCGTAGTCGTCACCTGCAACATGGCCTATTCGGGAAATCCGCACGAACACGATCGGTTTCCCGAGACATATCTGTTCCTCGAAGGCGTGGAAGGCGCGCTTGAGCTGGCGCCCGATTACTGGGTGCGGACCACGACGCGGCAGGGGACATGGGCGCGGCGCTCCCCTCCTGCGCGCTACTCATGGGCGGATCCCGCCTACGATCTGGTTCAGGCGAGCATCGTTCCCTGCAGCCGGAACCTGTTCGTAGCGCTGAACGGCGGGGCGCCGGCGGAGACATCCGCCGAGGATAATTTGCGGACGCTGCGATTGGTGCGCGCCGCCTACGAATCGGCCGCGAGCGGCCAGGTCATCACGCAAGGCCTTTGA
- a CDS encoding phosphogluconate dehydrogenase C-terminal domain-containing protein — MTTIALVGAGGKMGRRLTNNLRHTEYAMRYVEIGEAGVAELARIGVAPMPEEEALAGADVVILAVPDRALGKIARALVPKLAAGTLVMLLDPAAAAAGELPIREDIAYFVTHPCHPPVFNDETGEARRDFFGGVLAKQAIVCALMQGTEADYARAETIAIAMYGPVTRSHRITVEQMAILEPTMAETITAACITIIRETMDEAIRRGVPPDAARDFMLGHINIPLAIVFGEVGSPFSDGAKLIIEYGKERIFQPDWKRLFEPESVQEQVQVIVRGVSGA; from the coding sequence ATGACAACGATCGCCCTGGTGGGCGCCGGCGGGAAGATGGGACGCCGCTTGACCAACAATCTGCGGCATACGGAATACGCCATGCGTTATGTCGAGATCGGCGAAGCGGGCGTTGCGGAGCTTGCCCGAATCGGCGTCGCGCCCATGCCGGAGGAAGAAGCGCTCGCGGGGGCCGATGTCGTGATCCTGGCGGTTCCGGATCGCGCGCTCGGAAAGATCGCCCGCGCATTGGTTCCGAAGCTGGCGGCCGGAACTCTGGTGATGCTGCTCGATCCGGCGGCGGCCGCCGCCGGCGAACTGCCGATCCGCGAGGATATCGCCTATTTCGTCACCCATCCCTGCCACCCGCCGGTCTTCAACGACGAGACCGGCGAGGCGCGCCGTGATTTCTTCGGCGGCGTTCTGGCGAAACAAGCGATCGTCTGCGCGCTGATGCAGGGGACGGAAGCAGACTACGCGCGGGCCGAAACAATCGCCATCGCCATGTACGGCCCCGTCACGCGGTCGCACCGAATCACCGTGGAGCAGATGGCGATTCTGGAGCCGACAATGGCGGAGACCATCACGGCGGCGTGCATCACGATCATTCGCGAGACCATGGATGAGGCAATCCGCCGGGGCGTGCCGCCGGACGCGGCGCGCGACTTCATGCTGGGGCATATCAATATCCCGCTGGCGATCGTCTTCGGCGAGGTCGGCTCGCCATTCTCGGACGGCGCGAAGCTGATCATCGAATACGGAAAAGAGCGGATCTTCCAGCCGGATTGGAAGCGGCTGTTTGAGCCGGAATCCGTTCAGGAGCAGGTCCAGGTCATTGTGCGGGGGGTGAGCGGCGCTTGA
- a CDS encoding sugar phosphate isomerase/epimerase family protein, whose translation MRLGIGSYTYAWAIGVPGHMPERPLSALGLLERARALGVGVVQYCDNLPLLELDAAELEELIARAGEYGVEIELGARGLSGDNVLGHLALARRLKAKFVRFVVDKDGDEPSPEEALARIQQFLPEFIEAGVLFAIENHDRFPASVLQWMIEALGDRHSGICLDTVNSMGALETPRDVVPSLAPYTVNLHVKDFRIGRIPGMMGFEVTGCAAGQGMLDIPWVLDHLRGAGRDVNAILELWTPAAGSLEATIAQEHRWAESSVAYMRTLIPD comes from the coding sequence TTGAGACTAGGGATCGGTTCCTACACCTACGCGTGGGCGATCGGAGTTCCGGGACATATGCCCGAGCGGCCGCTTTCGGCGCTCGGACTGCTGGAGCGCGCTCGTGCGCTGGGCGTTGGAGTTGTTCAATACTGCGACAATCTGCCGCTTCTGGAGCTGGACGCCGCCGAACTCGAGGAGCTGATCGCGCGCGCCGGAGAGTACGGGGTGGAGATTGAACTGGGCGCACGGGGGCTCTCCGGCGACAATGTTCTGGGACATCTCGCCCTTGCCCGGCGTTTGAAGGCGAAGTTCGTCCGGTTTGTCGTGGACAAGGACGGCGATGAGCCGTCGCCCGAGGAGGCGCTCGCCCGAATCCAGCAGTTTCTGCCGGAGTTCATCGAGGCGGGTGTGCTGTTCGCGATTGAGAATCACGACCGCTTTCCCGCTTCCGTCCTGCAATGGATGATTGAAGCCCTGGGCGACCGGCACAGCGGGATCTGCCTGGACACCGTGAACTCGATGGGCGCGCTGGAGACACCCAGAGATGTTGTCCCATCGCTGGCGCCGTATACGGTCAACCTGCATGTGAAGGATTTTCGGATCGGCCGCATCCCCGGCATGATGGGGTTTGAAGTGACAGGCTGCGCGGCGGGGCAGGGGATGCTCGATATCCCCTGGGTGCTGGACCATCTGCGCGGCGCCGGGCGCGATGTCAACGCCATCCTGGAACTCTGGACGCCGGCGGCGGGGAGCCTGGAGGCGACGATCGCTCAGGAGCATCGCTGGGCGGAATCCAGCGTCGCCTACATGAGAACGTTGATTCCGGATTGA
- a CDS encoding zinc-binding dehydrogenase — translation MKAAIMDAPGAMRVGEWETPRAGPGEMVVAVEAAGAGVNRSDLEPRRECRGGPADVRANGDGEGAPVVIAATGSTRAMEQTIDLVAPGGRIVIVGLVKHGLAVSLPGLDLTRKEATILGSRASANCFPEALRLLEMGEITYARMATAFGLWEAPRVFERFVAQPGAVHKAILTRETPPSANHGEASC, via the coding sequence ATGAAAGCGGCGATCATGGATGCGCCCGGCGCAATGCGCGTCGGCGAATGGGAAACGCCTCGGGCGGGGCCGGGCGAAATGGTCGTCGCGGTTGAAGCGGCGGGCGCTGGCGTTAATCGAAGTGATCTGGAGCCTCGGCGCGAATGTCGTGGCGGTCCGGCCGATGTCCGGGCAAATGGAGACGGCGAGGGCGCTCCAGTCGTGATCGCGGCGACCGGGAGCACGCGCGCCATGGAGCAGACCATCGACCTTGTCGCGCCAGGTGGGAGGATCGTCATCGTCGGCCTGGTCAAGCATGGGCTCGCCGTCTCGCTGCCGGGATTGGACCTGACGCGCAAGGAAGCGACGATTCTGGGATCGCGCGCCTCGGCGAACTGTTTTCCTGAGGCGCTGCGCCTGCTGGAGATGGGAGAAATCACTTACGCGCGCATGGCGACGGCGTTTGGCCTCTGGGAAGCGCCGCGCGTCTTTGAAAGGTTCGTCGCCCAGCCGGGCGCGGTCCATAAAGCGATTTTGACACGCGAGACGCCGCCGTCCGCGAATCACGGAGAGGCATCATGCTAA
- a CDS encoding glycoside hydrolase family 140 protein: MLKVSDNRRFLVHGDGRPFFYLADTAWEILYRLDREEAEFYLQDRAAKKFTVIQMVGLVEYGFAKPNRYGQIALIDSDPLRPNEEYFAHADWLIACANALGLTVALLPTWGDKWNKAWGAGPEIFTPANARAYGEWLGRRYRNANLIWVLGGDRHILSDEHKEMIRAMAEGLSEGDGGAHLRTFHPPGGHSSAQWMHDEPWLDFNMWQTGHDRNRDTYHAIESDYARTPVRPCLDGEPGYEDHPASFNPANGYLDDYDVRKSAYGAVFAGACGHTYGCHDIWQFLNPAWAPPVTYAHTPWREAIHFPGSGQVGILRSLIESRPYLTRIPAQPLLASDTSIGTDHIQATQDSHGRYALIYSASGRPFRVHLDRLSGEKKTMHWFDPRTGAARFGGDVPRQNVKEFTPPSSGPGNDWVLVLDDASCAFPSPGSSVYSGA; this comes from the coding sequence ATGCTAAAAGTCAGCGATAACCGAAGATTTCTCGTTCATGGCGATGGCCGCCCGTTCTTTTATTTGGCCGACACCGCCTGGGAGATTTTGTATCGGCTGGACCGCGAGGAAGCCGAGTTCTATCTTCAGGACCGGGCGGCGAAGAAGTTCACGGTCATTCAGATGGTGGGGCTCGTTGAGTATGGATTCGCCAAGCCTAATCGCTATGGACAGATCGCTTTGATCGACAGCGATCCGTTGCGGCCGAACGAAGAGTATTTCGCGCACGCCGATTGGCTGATCGCCTGCGCGAATGCATTGGGATTGACCGTCGCCTTGCTGCCGACCTGGGGCGACAAGTGGAACAAGGCGTGGGGCGCCGGTCCCGAGATCTTTACCCCGGCCAATGCCCGCGCTTACGGAGAGTGGCTGGGACGCCGTTATCGAAACGCGAATCTGATCTGGGTGCTGGGGGGCGACCGCCATATTCTCAGCGACGAGCACAAAGAGATGATCCGGGCAATGGCCGAAGGGCTGTCCGAAGGCGACGGCGGCGCGCATCTTCGTACGTTTCACCCTCCCGGCGGCCACTCGTCGGCCCAATGGATGCACGACGAGCCCTGGCTCGACTTCAACATGTGGCAGACGGGGCATGATCGCAATCGCGATACATATCACGCCATCGAATCGGACTACGCCCGCACGCCCGTCAGACCCTGCCTGGACGGCGAGCCGGGCTACGAAGACCATCCGGCGTCCTTCAATCCCGCCAACGGTTATCTGGACGATTACGATGTCCGTAAGTCCGCCTACGGCGCGGTCTTCGCCGGCGCCTGCGGGCATACCTACGGCTGTCATGACATCTGGCAGTTCTTAAATCCCGCCTGGGCGCCGCCGGTGACGTACGCGCATACGCCCTGGCGTGAGGCCATCCATTTTCCTGGATCGGGGCAGGTGGGAATTCTGCGTTCGCTGATCGAATCCCGTCCGTATCTGACGCGCATTCCCGCGCAGCCATTGCTTGCAAGCGACACATCGATCGGAACCGACCATATCCAGGCGACGCAAGATTCGCACGGGCGATATGCGCTGATCTACAGCGCTTCCGGTCGTCCGTTCCGTGTCCATCTGGATCGTCTCTCAGGAGAGAAGAAGACGATGCACTGGTTCGACCCGCGCACCGGCGCCGCGCGCTTCGGCGGCGATGTTCCGCGTCAAAATGTGAAGGAGTTCACGCCGCCGTCCTCGGGGCCGGGAAACGACTGGGTGCTCGTGCTCGACGACGCAAGCTGTGCTTTTCCGTCTCCGGGCTCTTCGGTCTATTCCGGGGCTTAA
- a CDS encoding SulP family inorganic anion transporter: MTANTRARLRTLKNETLAGITVSFAMAPEVVAFAFVAGVNPIVGLYAAFTAGLVTALIGGRPGMITGGAGSLAVVSTALVATYGAPYLFAAVVVMGGIQALIGVFRWGRFIRLVPHPVMLGFVNGLAIVIFLAQLRQFRGLSGAGLAMMVGLTVLTLVITALLPRLTKAVPSSLAAILFVTAFVHGLGLRTRTVSDLASVHGAFPHWSLPAVPLTAATLWLVLPYAMVLAGVGLTESLLTQTLVDEMTGTRTSHDRECVGQGLGNIVTGFCGGMGGCAMIAQSILNIESGGRGRLSGVVEACCILAFVVAASGLIGLVPMAALVGVMFLVVYKTFAWSSLRILHRIPRGDAAVLVLVSVVTVLANLATAVLIGVVVSALKFAWETGTRLTARKFEENGSRVYELHGPVFFGSARVFGELFDPTSDPVHTVADFQFSRLHDHSALEAVRVLAGRYQAVGKTLSVRHLSADCRRMLDNAGAAFDKSLIRG, encoded by the coding sequence ATGACAGCCAATACGCGGGCGCGGCTCAGGACGCTCAAAAATGAAACGCTGGCTGGAATCACGGTCAGTTTCGCCATGGCGCCCGAAGTGGTGGCCTTCGCGTTCGTGGCGGGCGTCAATCCGATTGTGGGGCTTTATGCGGCCTTCACGGCGGGATTGGTGACGGCGCTGATCGGCGGCCGGCCGGGCATGATCACCGGCGGCGCCGGGTCGCTCGCCGTGGTGTCCACGGCGCTGGTGGCAACGTACGGCGCGCCGTATCTCTTCGCGGCCGTCGTGGTGATGGGCGGGATCCAAGCCCTGATCGGCGTCTTTCGCTGGGGGCGCTTTATCCGCCTGGTTCCTCACCCCGTCATGCTTGGGTTTGTCAACGGATTGGCGATTGTGATCTTTCTCGCGCAGCTTCGTCAGTTTCGCGGTCTGAGCGGGGCGGGGCTGGCGATGATGGTCGGGCTGACCGTCCTGACGCTTGTGATTACGGCGCTGCTGCCGCGTCTCACCAAGGCGGTCCCGTCATCGCTGGCGGCGATCTTGTTCGTGACGGCGTTTGTGCACGGATTGGGACTGCGCACGCGCACGGTGAGCGACCTGGCGTCGGTGCATGGGGCGTTTCCGCATTGGAGCCTGCCGGCCGTGCCGCTCACGGCGGCGACGCTGTGGCTCGTGTTGCCGTACGCCATGGTGCTGGCGGGCGTGGGGCTGACGGAATCATTGCTGACGCAGACGCTGGTGGACGAGATGACCGGGACCCGGACATCGCACGACCGGGAATGCGTCGGCCAGGGATTGGGCAATATCGTTACGGGCTTCTGCGGCGGCATGGGCGGCTGCGCCATGATCGCGCAGAGCATTCTGAACATCGAATCCGGTGGCCGGGGCCGATTGTCCGGGGTGGTGGAGGCCTGCTGCATTCTCGCGTTTGTCGTCGCGGCGTCGGGATTGATCGGCCTCGTTCCGATGGCGGCCCTGGTCGGCGTGATGTTTCTTGTTGTCTACAAGACATTCGCCTGGTCCAGCCTGCGCATCCTGCATCGTATTCCGCGCGGCGACGCCGCCGTGCTGGTGCTCGTGTCGGTGGTAACCGTGCTGGCGAATCTGGCGACGGCGGTATTAATCGGTGTGGTCGTCTCGGCGCTGAAGTTCGCCTGGGAGACGGGAACGCGTCTCACCGCTCGCAAGTTTGAAGAAAACGGCAGTCGGGTGTATGAGCTCCATGGCCCGGTCTTCTTCGGCTCGGCGCGTGTATTTGGCGAGTTGTTCGATCCGACGAGCGATCCCGTCCATACTGTCGCGGACTTTCAATTTTCGCGCCTTCACGACCACTCGGCGCTTGAGGCCGTTCGCGTGCTGGCGGGGCGGTATCAGGCCGTCGGGAAAACGCTTTCCGTACGCCATCTGAGCGCCGATTGCCGGCGCATGCTGGACAACGCGGGCGCGGCGTTCGATAAGAGCCTAATACGCGGCTAG
- a CDS encoding aldo/keto reductase — MSFDRVTLTGTDLVVSSICLGTGGFGTTVPRDEAFGMLDDFLALGGSFIDTAHNYGDWIPEIPRSASERIIGDWMRDRGVRGEIVLATKGAHWKLDAPQVPRLSRQDIQDDLDGSLEALQTDRIDLYWLHRDDPERPVLDILQTLNDQTDAGKIRYFGASNWKPARIAAAQDAAHAEGMRPFSANQLLWNAAPLAGPPYGDPTTAWMDEEAYAYHRRTGLNVIPYQSQAYGLFQRMWEGTLDQMNPGFRGFYKAEESAARYERMCVVMEETGLSITQVTLAYLTSQPFTTVPIVGCRTREQLADCMTALAVRITPAQVRYIEKGERA; from the coding sequence ATGTCTTTCGATCGTGTGACACTGACTGGTACGGATCTCGTCGTTTCTTCGATTTGTCTCGGAACGGGCGGCTTTGGAACCACCGTTCCGCGCGACGAAGCATTCGGAATGCTGGATGACTTCCTCGCGCTGGGCGGCAGCTTCATCGACACCGCGCATAACTACGGCGACTGGATTCCCGAAATTCCGCGCAGCGCTAGCGAGCGGATCATCGGCGATTGGATGCGGGATCGCGGCGTGCGCGGCGAGATCGTTCTCGCCACCAAGGGGGCGCACTGGAAGCTGGACGCGCCGCAAGTCCCTCGGCTTTCCCGCCAGGATATTCAAGACGATCTGGACGGCAGTCTGGAGGCGCTCCAGACGGACCGGATCGATCTGTACTGGCTGCACCGCGACGACCCGGAGCGCCCCGTGCTCGATATTCTCCAAACGCTGAACGATCAAACAGATGCGGGGAAGATCCGTTATTTTGGGGCGTCGAACTGGAAGCCCGCGCGGATCGCCGCCGCGCAGGACGCGGCGCACGCCGAGGGGATGCGGCCCTTCTCGGCTAACCAACTGCTTTGGAACGCTGCGCCGCTGGCGGGCCCGCCGTACGGCGATCCGACGACGGCGTGGATGGATGAGGAGGCGTACGCCTATCATCGCCGAACAGGCTTGAACGTGATTCCCTACCAGTCGCAGGCCTACGGGCTATTTCAGCGCATGTGGGAAGGGACGCTGGATCAGATGAATCCGGGCTTTCGCGGATTCTACAAAGCCGAGGAAAGCGCCGCGCGCTATGAGCGTATGTGCGTGGTCATGGAGGAAACCGGACTGAGCATCACCCAGGTCACGCTTGCTTATCTCACATCCCAGCCGTTCACGACTGTTCCCATCGTCGGCTGCCGCACGCGCGAGCAGCTCGCCGACTGCATGACGGCCCTTGCCGTCCGCATCACGCCCGCGCAGGTACGGTATATCGAAAAGGGCGAGCGCGCTTAA